From the Macadamia integrifolia cultivar HAES 741 unplaced genomic scaffold, SCU_Mint_v3 scaffold2947, whole genome shotgun sequence genome, the window TATTTtcgaaatgaaataaaaattctgCAAAATATGAAGTAGATtcattttatgtatttatttatttatttataataaatatcCTGAGAGTTAAACTCATGACTTCTTAACTAAGAAGTGTTGATCCTTAGCAATTGAGCTACtcttttaggctgtgtttggtaaccaaaaaaagaaaagaataaagtacactttttgtactttttccttgggttaagaatttttctttacacttggtatgtcttcacccaagagaaaattccccttttcaaattcaaaattcccttgggaattgtaaaattttcttttactccCCCAAAAACTTttttgccaaaaacacaagaaaacatgagaaaatatgaaaatataatatgataaaaatgaatgattacacaatgatttcttatgtgtctatctctctcttttaacCAAAcacaaaaatttttgaattttttcttttcttttcttttcatttcttctcttggtaaccaaacatacatactctatttattttctcacaatttcttttctagattcttttttcttttcttttcttttcttttctagattcttttttcttttcttttctagattcttttttcttttcttttcttttcttctcttggaagaaatgaaaagaaaagaaaagaaaaaattcaaaaatttttgaattttaggagagagatagacacataggaaatcattgtgtaatcattcatttttgtcttattatgttttcatattttttcatgttttcttgtgtttttgacaagaaaatttttggaggagcaaaagaaaatttcactattcccaagataaattttgaattttaaaagggaaatcttctcttaggtgaagacataccaagtgcaaagaaaaattcttaacccaaaaaaaaaaatacaaaaattatacttttatcttttctcctcttgactaccaaacacagccttaagatatgatttctatttcaattgcATTCTCTCTTACTCTTCAATGAACACAAAACACTAATTTCATGTCAAAATAAAAGcaccacctttcttcttctctcgaCCGTCTCACCACCACTCCATTCCCAGTCCACCCCCACTATCACCATCCGCTTTCCCAGATAAATGTAAATTAAGAATATATTCTAAAAAATTTAACTACTAAATAAATCTCTTGTTCTTAAAATATTTCATATTGTTCTATCCAAAATAATTTATCTATTTGTTTAATATcccataaaattttaaaataattattctCTACAATGAATGTAGTGGTGCAATGAATATTTGATAGTTAAGAGTATTTAGACACATGCCCTGAGATCCTTCAAGACCATCCGATGTTCATTGCAGGACCACACTCACTGCAGAAGATATTTTTGGAAATCCAAACAAGGCGATGTCTACATGGTTCCGTACTTCCCTAGGACATTTCTCATTCCGAGTTTCGGACATGTTAGGAGCAGCCAAACAGGATTGTTATGAAAAGTCATCACGCAGACTCGCACCCACATTCTGGAAATCCCATATCTCTTTGACTGGTCTTTATAAAATCAGCTCCCACTGTAAACCGAAGCAAAGCCACAAGAAATCAACAATGGCTTCTTCTTCCATCGCTCGTAGATTCACTAGTAAGCTTCTCAAACCCTCTCACTCTTCCTCTATTTCCATGTTTCACGCCTATTCCATCTCCCAAAGCCCTATGCCATTTACCTCCTCTTACTGTCGCTCATACACCGATTTCAGAGGTACAGACCTTTCTGTGTCAAATCTCTCGGGCTCTATCTCCTGTCGATCCCGGTTGATCAGTTCTCTCTTAGATTCTACCACCACCCCTTATAAGTCTCTGGCGGCGCCATTAGAGAAACCCACGAACCATGATctcaatttcttcagattttacTCAAGTTCTGCAACTAAGATCAACCCGTCTTCTCAATTGAAGGAGATACCCACAAACCCTAACACTAAATCAAATCCTGGGGTCAGATTTTTCTCAACCCCTTCCGATGATGCGAACAAGGAGAAACACGAATACCCAAGTCAGGACCCTGGTTTCAAACACCAAGAGATCGAAGGCCCGACGGTTGAGCGCGATCTCTCTTCACTCGCTAATGAGACCAGAGAAGTTTTAGAACGACTGATGAGGACCATCTATGATTTAAGCAAAGCCGTTGCTATTCTGGGTCTCGTCCAGCTCGGCTGTGGAGCTTGGATATCTTACATCACTCGATCTTCCCCAATTACGGAGGTCACAATTCAGAGCCTTGTGGCGTTTGTTTTCCCGTTCTCAATGGCATTCCTCCTGCGGCAATCGGTGAAGCCTATGAGTTTTTTTAAGAAGATGGAGGAACAAGGACGGTTGCAGATTCTGACTCTAACCCTTCAGATTACTAAGAATGTGAATATCTTCTTTGTGCGAGTACGTGGTGTTTCTTTGATTTGCGCTGCAGGCATGTCGATTGGGCTAGTATATGCTGTAATATCAAGATGAGTTCTTTAGAGTTACGTTGCAGTTACAATAACTATCTCTGCCTGAATTTTACTATTGATGTTTTCTAGTTTGTTTACATTTCCTGGATCTGAAAATTTTCcgtgcaaaataaaataatacttCTTGGAGTTTAGTTCCAATTATGGTATGATTCCTTGGAACACATTTGTTTCTCCTTCAGTGAGcaaatcaaaatcaacagaatATTTAACACAAGAAATGGGTGGAAATATGGGATATATTCTAGGTGCTTGTTATCTCCTTCAAAATTTATGGTGTTTGGTGGCACTGATAAGTGTATTTAAGTGCAGTCTTAGGTCTTGAGTTATAGATTCCCCCATTAAATATTTGTGCCGTCGTTAGGCTCTTTGTCAACCAAATTGCTGTTTCTCTGGATGATGCAGCTTCTTCTCCAAATGGTCTCAGCACTCCCGCAAGTTCCTCAAGTCTGTCCTGTTCAAGTAATTGTGCACATAGCTCCAGCAGGCACTCCAGAGCATCAGCTCTTTGTTGGCTATGATTATTCAACTCAGCCCTTGTGTCATCACTGTTTAGAGCTGTCAATGTACTCATCAGTGAGATATCATTGGTAACCCAATTTATTTCATCATTGTTACCAGTCCTTGATTTCTCGTGGTTGAGAGTATTAACTGTTTCCGGTCCTACATCATCACCACTGAATGTGCTTCCTGATGACATACAGTCTTGGGGAGCACATGGTGGAGAGTCACTAGGTTTTTCCACTTGCTTTGAACAGTGGATGTGTGTTACTACATTTATGTTATGGATAACATTTTCCCTAGCTGACGACGATGTTTCTTCATCTTTGGATGCAACTGGACCCATAGAATCTGCAATGGATGATGCCCCTCTGTGCATGTTTTGTGTTTTTGCACCGTCACCTTGTATATGATTGTGCGCAAGAGCCTCTGGAGCACACAGTGCTGATCCATCCTCTGGGATAACTCCTGTCCTCGTATCAATCTCTTCTGCTAGCAGGTAATGTTCAGGAGAATTTTCCTCCCTTTGTTCATCTTTTTGATTACTAATTGCCGTATTCAGTGAGGTGCTTTCTGTGTCAGTGCTTTCTATTTGTTGGAAACATTTGGCATTGACTTGATCTCCACTGTGAGACGTCATCTCACTGTCTCTACTTCCTCCTTGCACACCCCTATTGTTGTGAGATGCTTCGTAACGATAGCTTGTTGGGTCAACCTTTTTGGTCTCTGTTTTATCTACATTTCTTAGATTTCTTGGCTGGACATCAGTGTTTGAGACCACCTCCTCTGGACTCCTCGGCTCTCTTGGTGCATCTTTCCTTGACTCTCTGCCTTTACCTTCCTTTCCGGCATTAGACTTATTAGATGATCGGATTTGTGTTGGTTTATCCCCTGAGTTATTTGTAGTTTTTACtggaagaaaaacagaagaaggGTTGCAGCATTCAATGAGGTATGGTTGCAAGTGTGGATGCCTCAACAGATCTGAAGCCTAAaacattcaaaaagaaaatgtagATGTCAGAACAAGTGATGGTATTCGATTGATAAGATAGAATGTAGCCATATGAACTTACAGTCGGTCTATGTTCTGGATTCTTTCTCAGCATGCTCTTGATTAACCGTTTCCTGTAATGCAGTAACCCATCATTGGCTTAATACTTGAAGCAATTTGTAGACCAATAGgttgaaaacaagaaaagaataatggaaatttggcagaGCAGGTTCGTATTCTATTCAGAACGCACTCTTTTTTCATTCATTGGGAGATAACCAAGAATTATGATGAATTCAGGGCCAAGAGACTTACAATTCAGAGGAATACACAGTTGGGAGTGGAGAAATGGAGGATCTGTTTATCTTGTTGACTAGTCCAGCAATATCCTGTTGAGTTCAGTTATTAATAGATTTGTTTTACTTCCAAGTGTCATGAGGAACTAAGACATATTTTCTAAGAATTGAACAGAAACATGAAGAACTGAGAAGTATAGTGCGGTTTAGACTTACAGAAGCCCTGAATGCAGGATGGTGTGCAGCAATTTCGAACATACAGCATCCTGTTTGAGCAGGAAAATGTTATAGAAAGCCACTAGACATGCATGAATTGCTAtacatggaaaataaaatagaagcatGATGCTGCAGTTTCACCTAGTGACCAAATATCTGATTTGTAGCCATAAGGAATGTCTGCAAGGAGCTCAGGGCACATGTAGTTCGGAGTTCCCACAACCTACACAAGATATTAAGTAGACCATAGATTTATTTTTATACGAGCAGTTGCATTCACCTTTAGCATTTGTAAGCTTGAAGGAATTAATTAGGAGCTTGATAACTACCATCAATAAAAGTTTGTATTGGTAAACATATTATAGATAAGAGAGCAATTGCAATCGTGATGGGCTCATCTCTGAAACTTATGATTTGTCCtcttataggattttttttttttggaaaaagggGGCAGGGGGGTTGAAGGGATGGAGGGGACTGAAAGATCAGAATTACTTGAACTGTGGGTTGTCTGTTTAACATCCAGTGTTCACTCTATAGTGGATGATAATGTGAACCATCAATAATCGTACAAACTGACAAATTTCTTGGGCGAAAATCATATACATACTGCAGATCTTGGTCAAAGATTGTTACAATAAGGTGAATCACAGTGTGTAGGAAGCAAAATGGGTGTTTTTCACAGGATCCCTGGTGGCATGGCGTCTATGGACATTGAGGTATCCAAATTTATTGAGAACACAAGCCACTGTAACTTCTGAAGCACTTTAGCTGGTATCTTCTTGGACacatgcttttattttcatcCCAACTCACTAAAAGGATTATTCTTTTGTTAGAGATATTGGTTCAGAGGGCAAATACAACAGCTATTAGCCTATTACAGAGAGAAGCTTTTGTGCATTCCTTCAATTTGATGATTACTCCTCATCTTTTGAGGAAAACAATGGGGAACATGGAGGCTATGAGCAGTTGGCATGATTATTAGGCACTTTGACATAGTCCAAGCGTTCCAAATACCTCATGGTTGTGAAACTAGTCCAAGTCCAGCTGGGAGATATGCGGTATACATGTGTTGGCATCTAGATTCAGAATAATTGCTAAGAGGAACTAAACAAGAAGAAGTGTCGTGTAGACAGCTGTAAGGTACACCCAGCTAACAAGAAATGCCCGTTTTGATGGTTTTATAGGAACTGATGGTTAGAGTTTCTCATGGCATTAAAAAACGACGTCTCGAAGTGGTGCATAACAGGAACTACTGATGGgagggaagaaaacataccgaAGAAGTGAGATCATCTTTACTGAGTAGTTTTGCAAGTCCAAAGTCACCTGCAGAACCACATGTAAGCCAAAGATCATTTTACAAGGTACCAGCTCTAATATATGTAAGCGAAACAAAGCCAGGTCTTTCTGGGGTTTAATTCTTttagagaggggagagggtagAGGGTAGAGGGTAGAATGCCCTTCTTACCAAGGCGGATGTCATTCTCCTTTGTTAGAAATATGTTGGAGCACTGAGAATCACAGAAACCATGTGTTAAAATGATCTCAGGTTAAACTTTTCATCCCAAGAAGGGGTATAGTACATACCTTCAGATCCCTGTGGAGGACCCTGTTGGAGTGCAGGTAATCCACAGCAAGCAACAACTGTGTCAGCCATTTGCAAAGCTTCTGAATAACAAAACATTAGGGTATGAAACAGAACAGATGCATGTTAGCACTGGTGTAAGAAACAAGTTAAAATTTCTAGTTGTCTTCCTTGAACTTCACCTTCTCAGGGAGAAAAGTTCCTCTAGCTTTCTTTATCATCTCAGCCCTGATGATTGAAACATTTAAGATAATTCAGTGCACCTTCTCAggatcttccccctccccctaaaaaagaaaagaaaagaaaagaaaagaagatggtGTGCCACATATTATATCTCTTACATGTCTCCAGCTTCACAGTAGCTTGTCACAATGCAAACACAGCTTTCCTGTATAATTTAAAGAAACCCAAATCAAGTTGGCTTGGCTAGAAACTTGGAATCTGTATAATATGCTACTGTAACACAATTCTAGTTTTCCTAAAAATGTTCACATCTAGACTTATTATCCGCCGTTAATTTGTACGTCTGATGAGTGTGAAGCAACATACTGCACATTGCCAAGATTCTACCTTTTCCACCCAAGCATCTTTATAATCTACAATGTATGGGTTTTTCAATTTTGAGATCAAGTTCATCTGCAAAACAAATAAATCAGTGAGAGTAGGGATTAAACCATGAAATTCATATACTTATATCAGAACTGAGATGGCATTAACTTGACATGTATATGACAAAGTATCATTTCCAATGATGAAATGCCCTTGTTCAAGAACAccatgaaaatttcaatttgacCAAGTTCTC encodes:
- the LOC122067507 gene encoding uncharacterized protein LOC122067507 encodes the protein MALVKISLAAVLMVMVLVLSAIAVYAEENEIAPSPAMEDGFAYISSVSGAVLGFSLLLCILHFFMETTLTAEDIFGNPNKAMSTWFRTSLGHFSFRVSDMLGAAKQDCYEKSSRRLAPTFWKSHISLTGLYKISSHCKPKQSHKKSTMASSSIARRFTSKLLKPSHSSSISMFHAYSISQSPMPFTSSYCRSYTDFRGTDLSVSNLSGSISCRSRLISSLLDSTTTPYKSLAAPLEKPTNHDLNFFRFYSSSATKINPSSQLKEIPTNPNTKSNPGVRFFSTPSDDANKEKHEYPSQDPGFKHQEIEGPTVERDLSSLANETREVLERLMRTIYDLSKAVAILGLVQLGCGAWISYITRSSPITEVTIQSLVAFVFPFSMAFLLRQSVKPMSFFKKMEEQGRLQILTLTLQITKNVNIFFVRVRGVSLICAAGMSIGLVYAVISR
- the LOC122067506 gene encoding serine/threonine-protein kinase Nek6-like — translated: MNLISKLKNPYIVDYKDAWVEKESCVCIVTSYCEAGDMAEMIKKARGTFLPEKKLCKWLTQLLLAVDYLHSNRVLHRDLKCSNIFLTKENDIRLGDFGLAKLLSKDDLTSSVVGTPNYMCPELLADIPYGYKSDIWSLGCCMFEIAAHHPAFRASDIAGLVNKINRSSISPLPTVYSSELKRLIKSMLRKNPEHRPTASDLLRHPHLQPYLIECCNPSSVFLPVKTTNNSGDKPTQIRSSNKSNAGKEGKGRESRKDAPREPRSPEEVVSNTDVQPRNLRNVDKTETKKVDPTSYRYEASHNNRGVQGGSRDSEMTSHSGDQVNAKCFQQIESTDTESTSLNTAISNQKDEQREENSPEHYLLAEEIDTRTGVIPEDGSALCAPEALAHNHIQGDGAKTQNMHRGASSIADSMGPVASKDEETSSSARENVIHNINVVTHIHCSKQVEKPSDSPPCAPQDCMSSGSTFSGDDVGPETVNTLNHEKSRTGNNDEINWVTNDISLMSTLTALNSDDTRAELNNHSQQRADALECLLELCAQLLEQDRLEELAGVLRPFGEEAASSRETAIWLTKSLTTAQIFNGGIYNSRPKTALKYTYQCHQTP